One part of the Microbacterium saperdae genome encodes these proteins:
- a CDS encoding heme ABC transporter ATP-binding protein, whose protein sequence is MSVRLRGTGLTVRVGGGRAILDDASIDIRAGEIHALVGPNGAGKSTLFGVLAGDVTTQSGEVTLDETPIADIRPQTLARARAVLLQENAVSFPFTAEQVVRMGRAPWARTESVEQDDAIVAEAMEATEVASLAARPVTSLSGGERARVALARVLAQSTGILLLDEPTAALDLKHHEDVMRLIRAQADAGIAVAIVLHDLNAALAHADRVTLLAGGRVAASGTADEVLTAERIEAVYGQPVDVFPHPLTGVPLVVARR, encoded by the coding sequence ATGAGCGTGCGGCTGCGCGGCACCGGGCTCACGGTGCGCGTCGGCGGAGGAAGGGCCATCCTCGACGACGCCTCGATCGACATCCGCGCCGGGGAGATCCACGCGCTGGTCGGGCCGAACGGCGCCGGGAAATCGACGCTCTTCGGCGTGCTCGCCGGCGACGTCACCACGCAGAGCGGAGAGGTCACCCTCGACGAGACTCCGATCGCCGACATCCGACCGCAGACGCTCGCCCGCGCGCGGGCCGTGCTGTTGCAGGAGAACGCGGTGTCGTTCCCGTTCACCGCCGAACAGGTCGTGCGGATGGGACGTGCTCCCTGGGCACGCACCGAGTCCGTCGAGCAGGACGATGCGATCGTGGCCGAAGCCATGGAGGCGACCGAGGTCGCCTCTCTCGCCGCACGTCCGGTGACCTCGCTCTCCGGCGGCGAGCGCGCCCGTGTCGCTCTGGCCCGCGTGCTCGCCCAGAGCACCGGCATCCTGCTGCTCGATGAACCGACCGCCGCTCTCGACCTCAAGCATCATGAAGACGTCATGCGGCTGATCCGCGCGCAGGCGGATGCCGGCATCGCCGTGGCCATCGTGCTGCACGACCTCAACGCCGCCCTCGCCCACGCCGATCGGGTCACCCTGCTCGCGGGCGGCAGGGTCGCCGCGTCCGGCACAGCGGATGAGGTGCTCACGGCCGAACGGATCGAGGCCGTGTACGGCCAGCCGGTCGACGTCTTCCCGCATCCGCTGACGGGCGTGCCACTGGTCGTCGCGCGACGCTGA
- a CDS encoding FecCD family ABC transporter permease, producing MTGEVVTSTPSTHRTLRFTLVTIGLIVALAITCIVSITSGQYSLSPTDLIGVLLRGIGIDTAWAPTSATDYGVIYNLRLPRLVLGLLVGAALAVSGVLMQAIFGNPLADAGVVGVSSGAALGAAASITFGIASLGMWTTPLFAFLGGLVAVLAVYFISRSGGRTEVVTLLLTGIAINAIAGAGMAFLTFLGTTSTREQIVFWQLGSLNGALWSNVALVAPLVAIGVVIALIVSPQLDLFALGERTARHLGVNVELLRMVVIVTVAILVCAAVAFAGIIGFAGLVVPHLMRMIIGPAHLPLMIASAFGGALLIAVADLVARTAVPLADMPIGMITSLVGGPFFLWLLVRTRRRSGGWA from the coding sequence ATGACCGGAGAGGTCGTCACCTCCACACCCAGCACGCACCGCACGCTGCGGTTCACCCTGGTCACGATCGGCCTGATCGTCGCACTCGCGATCACCTGCATCGTGTCGATCACGAGCGGCCAGTACTCGCTGTCGCCCACCGACCTGATCGGAGTGCTGCTGCGCGGCATCGGCATCGACACGGCCTGGGCTCCGACCTCGGCGACCGACTACGGCGTGATCTACAATCTGCGACTCCCCCGGCTCGTGCTCGGGCTGCTCGTCGGCGCCGCGCTCGCTGTCTCCGGCGTGCTCATGCAGGCGATCTTCGGCAACCCGCTCGCGGATGCCGGCGTCGTCGGCGTCTCCTCCGGCGCCGCACTGGGCGCCGCGGCCAGCATCACGTTCGGCATCGCCTCGTTGGGAATGTGGACGACCCCTCTCTTCGCCTTCCTGGGCGGACTCGTCGCGGTCCTCGCGGTGTACTTCATCAGCCGATCAGGCGGACGAACCGAGGTCGTCACCCTGCTGCTCACCGGCATCGCCATCAATGCGATCGCGGGTGCCGGCATGGCCTTCCTCACGTTCCTGGGCACGACGTCGACGCGCGAGCAGATCGTGTTCTGGCAGCTCGGCTCGCTCAACGGCGCCCTCTGGTCGAACGTCGCGCTCGTCGCCCCGCTGGTGGCGATCGGCGTCGTGATCGCGCTGATCGTCTCGCCCCAGCTCGACCTCTTCGCCCTCGGCGAGCGCACCGCCAGACACCTCGGCGTGAACGTCGAACTGCTGCGCATGGTCGTGATCGTGACGGTCGCGATCCTCGTATGCGCGGCGGTCGCCTTCGCCGGGATCATCGGTTTCGCGGGACTCGTCGTGCCGCATCTGATGCGCATGATCATCGGCCCCGCCCACCTCCCGCTCATGATCGCCTCCGCGTTCGGCGGGGCACTGCTGATCGCAGTGGCCGACCTGGTCGCCCGCACCGCCGTCCCCCTCGCCGACATGCCGATCGGCATGATCACCTCCCTCGTCGGCGGCCCCTTCTTCCTCTGGCTGCTCGTCCGCACGCGTCGACGCTCGGGGGGATGGGCATGA
- a CDS encoding heme/hemin ABC transporter substrate-binding protein: protein MRRVLAVFFAAALAVGLSACAEPGATASPPAAAEDTCPQASVPLASLDLVDDVRGFAGPSTACLSSHAITPVDDDTAPRLPVTVTDSEGREIEITDVDRILPIDISGTIASTVFALGLGDQVVGRDSSTVFAGTEDLPVVTKTGHTLNAEAILELAPTVILTDTTIGPKEIRQQLRDAGITIVVISSDRRLDTTDELVTEIATALGVPSRGEALIARLDAAVDETLAEIAEVVPAAEEDRARMLFLYVRGSANVYYIFGEDSGADSLIDAVGGVDVAAEIGWEGMKPMTAEALVAARPDVLVMMTDGLDSVGGIDGLIERVPAVAETPAGINRRVIDMADSEILSFGPRSADVIGAIARALYAPASATPESAK from the coding sequence ATGCGTCGCGTTCTAGCCGTCTTCTTCGCCGCCGCTCTCGCCGTCGGTCTCTCCGCCTGCGCAGAGCCGGGCGCGACTGCATCACCGCCGGCCGCAGCGGAAGACACCTGCCCGCAAGCATCCGTCCCCCTGGCATCCCTCGATCTGGTCGACGACGTCCGCGGGTTCGCCGGTCCGTCGACCGCCTGCCTGTCGAGCCACGCCATCACGCCCGTCGACGATGACACCGCACCGCGCCTGCCGGTGACCGTGACCGACAGCGAAGGCCGCGAGATCGAGATCACCGATGTCGACCGCATCCTCCCGATCGACATCTCCGGCACCATCGCGTCGACCGTCTTCGCCCTCGGACTCGGCGACCAGGTAGTCGGTCGCGACTCCTCCACCGTCTTCGCCGGCACCGAGGACCTCCCCGTCGTCACCAAGACAGGGCACACGCTCAACGCCGAGGCCATCCTGGAACTCGCCCCGACCGTCATCCTCACCGACACCACGATCGGCCCGAAGGAGATTCGCCAGCAACTGCGCGACGCCGGCATCACGATCGTGGTGATCTCCAGCGACCGCCGCCTCGACACCACCGACGAACTCGTCACCGAGATCGCCACGGCGCTCGGCGTGCCCAGCCGGGGCGAGGCGCTCATCGCACGTCTCGATGCCGCGGTCGACGAGACGCTCGCCGAGATCGCCGAGGTCGTCCCTGCTGCGGAAGAGGACCGCGCGCGCATGCTGTTCCTCTACGTGCGCGGCAGCGCGAACGTGTACTACATCTTCGGAGAGGACTCCGGCGCCGATTCCCTCATCGATGCCGTCGGCGGCGTCGATGTCGCCGCAGAGATCGGCTGGGAGGGCATGAAGCCGATGACCGCCGAGGCGCTCGTGGCCGCCCGCCCCGATGTGCTGGTGATGATGACCGACGGGCTCGATTCGGTCGGCGGCATCGACGGCCTCATCGAACGCGTGCCCGCTGTCGCCGAGACGCCGGCCGGCATCAACCGCCGCGTGATCGACATGGCCGACAGCGAGATCCTGAGCTTCGGACCCCGGTCTGCCGATGTGATCGGTGCGATCGCCCGCGCCCTCTACGCCCCCGCGTCCGCGACTCCCGAGTCCGCGAAATGA